The Clostridium sp. DL-VIII DNA window TTATTCTGAAGAATATTACCATATAAGAATATATATTGTGAGCCATATCACCATAAATATTCTTAAGAATATGCTTGAAAAATGCGGCTTGAGAAGGTTTTGACATAAAAATATTATTGATTTTTAATGTTATTTTGAGCTTAAAACATATATCCATAATAGCAGCAGATAGAGTTTTACTCATCCAGGAGCGTGCAGCCGTTAGCGTCACTTGAAGAAGTGAGTGTGTTACGGATGCTAGCTATCGGATAAACTTCTTTGAAGCTGCAAATAAATTATTGTTATTTAAATGTGAGGGATGTTCTCTCAAATATATTTGCAATGGAATTGATAAAGTAGCTGAAGATTATATTAATAAGACTACGGAGATTGTAAATAGCTTTTCTTTTGAATAAAACAATGTCAAGTAAGATATATTGTAAAGAAAAACCAAGGCTCATGTGACCTTGGTTTTTAAACATAGATATTTTAATAATCTAAAGAAATATAATCATAAATTTTCTTTAATGTAATTTTCTTTTTAAGGCAAGCTGTTGAGTAACACATATTTTTATAGTACGCATAATCTTGAATAGTATTATTTTTAAAGAATATAAAATCAATAAGTTCTTTTTCCTCTTCAGTCAAATTATTTATGGCCAGCTTTAAATCTTCAGAATCGCATCTATCACAAAATAAATCTTCCAGGCTTATACCTTGAGAAGGTAAATCTTTTTCAACATCAGCATGAAGGCTTAAAGCATCATCGCCGTTAGTTGAGCTTCTAGTTTTAATATGCTTAATTAAGTCATTTATGTTATTCTTTATTCCATTAGAAGCATAAGCAACAAATTTATGTTTCTCTAGATTGTATAAAGAAACACATTTAAAAAGTGACTGATAGCACTCATTCTTTATGTCATTTCTATCAAATCCATCTATAAAAGTTCTTTTTGAAATATTAATAATTAAAGGTCTAAATTCACTAGCTAAATTTTCTTTTGCTATCACATCTCCATTTTTGCATTTGTAAACTAAGCTTTCAATATAATCATAATCCATATAGGCCGCCTCCATTTAAAAAATAAATTTATGGTAGAAATAATAAAAATAACCTCTACATTTAGTATATATGGTAAATGAACATATATCTTATATGTAAATATAAAATTTTGATATGAGATAAAATTTTTAAAGGAAGCTCGACTTACATGCGTTTGCTAAGAATTTTCTTATAAAAAAGATTTTGGGGGAAAGACAATTTATTTTCTAAATTATATGGTTGATAAAAAAACTAATGATAAAATATTTATTATTAGAAACGTTACACCAATTCCATTATGGTTACACTAGCAGTTTTTATGTTATAGCAAAATATATTATTCAATCATATGTTATTTATTGATAAAGTTCCAGGAGGAAAATAATGAATAACACTTTAGAAAATTGTCCGCTTACATTAAATACTACAAGAATTTGTAGCGCTGATTCTATAGATACAGCTGTAGAAGTATCAAAAATTGGCTTTAGTAATATGAGACCTAATGCTGTCATATTAGTTAACAAAAATGAAATTTTTGATGCAATAGCAGCTACTTCATTAATTCATTTTCCAATTAACGCTTCTCTTTTATTTACAGATAGTAACAGTTTGAATGAAGAAACAATAAAAGAAATTCAAAGATTGTCCCCTAAGGGCTACAATGGAATTCATGTGATTTTAGTTGGTAATATTTCAAAAAATGTATTTTCAGAATTAAATCATTATGGGTTTAAAACACATCATATTGGCGGTAGTAATCATTATGAAACTGCATGCATGATAGCTAGGGCAAGGAGAGAATTTAAAAATATTCTTATAATGTCTGGCGAAGATTACTCTGAAGGAATTGTTTCTGGGTATTGGGCAGCACATCATGGAGATCCAATTTTGTTTGTACAGAAAAATAGGATTCCAGAATGTGTACTAGAAGTAATCAAAAAAGTGAATGATATTAATATTTATATAATTGGTTCCACTAAGACTGTATCAAACAACTTTGAAAAATACTTTTCACAGTTTGATAATGTTAAGCATGTAGATAGAATAAATGGCGATAATCCTTATGAGATAGCAGTAAATTTTGCTAAATACAAAGATTCTAAAACTGAATTTGGATGGGGGAGAGATTATCGAGAAGGTCATGCTTTTACATTTGGAGTGCTTAATAAGCCAATGGATATTATAGCTGGTGTATTATTTGCTCATATGGGTAAGCATACCCCATCTCTTTTAGTGGGAAAAGATAGAACACCTGAAGTAGTAGAAAGATATGTTAAATCGGTGAAACCTATGCTGCCAAAAGATATGCCTAAACCTCCATTTATGCATGGATTTATTTTAGGATCTACTCAAAATATTAGTTATAAAGAACAAATAATGATTGAAGAAATGCTTTCTATTGATCATGAAATGATGGACATGGATCATCACATGATGGAGATGAACCATAAGATGATGAACACGAAGTATGAAATGTATGATGGAAAGATGGGTATGGATTGTGACATGAATAAGATTATGAGTATGAACCACCAAATGATGAATATGGAACCCGGTAAGCATTGCTCAAGTTGCATGCATATGGATAATATGAATCAACAAGGTAAAATGATGAAAATGGAACATGGAATGACTGACATGCATGATAAAATGATGGGGATGGAAGAGGAAGAAAACATGGAATATACGCATGAAATGCATATTCATGAATATGATGACAAAAATTATAAAAAAACTACTTGTAATTGTAAAAAGAAAATGAATAAGGGGCATAGATGTGAATTCGGTAATACTGATTATAGAGTAATTTGTATAGATGAATTATTAGGATAAAATAAAACGATTTTATCTCTAATGATCCAATGAAAATCCTTAATGAAAAATTTGCAAGTGGAGAAATGAGTCAAGAAGAATATGTAAAGAGAAAAGCCATGCTACAAGGTATCTAAACCAAGTAATATGGCAATTCACTAAAATTAATGGTGCCGCTCTGGCTAGAGTCGAATTGCTAATTAAATCATTTGCTATAAATAATATAAAGCAGTAATCAAATTTATCATTTAAGAAGTAATAGAACATTAATAGATGAAAAGCAGGCAGCAAAACGCGGAAATTACACTCTAAGGATCTAGAAATCATGAATTCCTTAATTTTTATACTCTAAAGTGTGTCCCCATAGGTAAAGTAGAACTAAAAAGGCATAAGTGCCTTTTTAGTTCATGGACAATACCTAAATACTCAGAAATGAACCTTTTGGGAACTAATTACAGAGAATTATTTAACATAGTTTACTACGTTTTTTCTCCTCTCAGGTGCTTTCGTATCCGCTCCAGCGTTGTATCCCAACAAAATAACACACACAGGTTTATAACCTTCAGGAATGTTCAGCTCTTTTATGAATTGGTTATCGGGATCTGCATCAATAAGTTGTGGCAAACCGCTAACCCAGCATGAGCCAACATCTAAAGATTTAGCGGCATTCATCATATTTCCGGCAGCAAGAGAACAGTTTTCTGCTGTGTACATTTCTGTTTTGTCACCTGAAATCACAACAATAGTAGGGGAATTATGAAATAAATGAACTTTTTCATTGTTTCCTATCTTCTGTAAAAACTGAGCTTTTTTATCATTTTTCATCTGCTCTAAAAACGAAACTGGCATCATTGCGTATACTTTTTTTATTGCTTCAGATAATTGATCAATTAAACGCTCATTTTGAACGACTGTGAAATGCCATGACTGTTGATTCGAGGCTGAAGGTGCATATGTTCCGGCTTCCAAAATAGCTTCAAGTTCAGTGTCCTTGATTTGCTCTGGCTTAAAACTCTTAATACTACGTCTGCTTTTAATTACTGACAATGTTTCGTTCATAATAAAATCCTCCATTAATTTATTTCTGCTTACTTTATATGCATTTGCTTATAAATACTTTTTCATATTCCTAAGCACAATTTCATACCCTGCGGGATACATGTGCCCCCCATCAAATGTGAGCTCTTTCCGCAAATTTCCGTCAGCATCGGCTAAGCCATCATTGACATTGATAAATTTATAGTGATACTTTTGCGCAAGCAGCGCCACTTTACTGCTTGCTAATTCAAGTATTTCATTGTTTCGCTTCGAAAAAAATGCCTCGTGCTCGGCTTCTGACTCACCGAAATCTGCCACCGGATTGACCGGATAATAAGCCATCACAAATACCTGTGTCTCGGGCAATTCTTCCTTGATTTGCCGCAAAATTTCGTCATAATTTGAGAGAAAAGTGTCTTCTGGAACGCCGAAGCCCGCATCATTTGAACCAATATTAATAAAAATTTTGCTCGGCGCCAAATCGAAAATACAGACATCCATCGTCATCAGCAGCTCCGCTGTCGTCGTTGCACGAATCCCTCGATTATAAATCAGTTTGTCCAAGCCAAGATTTTGCTGCATTTTTTCAATTGGGAACATTTCCATAGTGGAAGACCCGACGAAAACAATTTGTCCTTTTTGGGCTGTTTGATTCTCTTTCGCAAAGCGTGCTCGTAGGTCACTTTTATATTGCTCGATATCAGGGTTCATATTCGTTAGTGATGTTGATTGTTCTGACATAAATAACAACTCCTTTTCGTAATTACTATAGTTTTAGTTTACGTGTGGTTCAGCATATCTCACCAAAAACTCTAATTTATTACTATAATCAGCTGACAGAGTTATTTGATTTTATGACATGGACAAATGGGTACAATATTATTATTTAGCTTGGAAACTAGAGAATGCTGCGTGAACTTCGACTCTCATAGGCATTTCGGCCAAAAGTTCCAAAACTTGATCGTGACCATCTTCGATAGCTGGATTAGTGAAATGGCGAATGAATGAATCCGCATCTTTGTAAAACTCGAATGCCCACAAAATGTCTGAATCCTTGTCATCTTGGCAAAGTATCCAGTCTACTGGACCATCTGGGTCACCATTGTAATGTAGTTTATTGGTAAGTTCAAATAGAGCATCTCCTTTTCCAGCCTTCGCGCGCATTTTAAGCACTGTACCAGGCTGCTTTGGGCTAATCATCATATTTCCTTTTTCTGTTGCAATCATAATATACCTCCAATATTTATTTCTTACTGACTAATAAAATAGATTATAAATTTACTGCATTATTATTTTTACTTAATCCTGCTATTGTATGCAAAATTAAGTATTGCCGATGATTTTAATTGGTTAAAATTATTTACGGTGCTGCTTTTTAAAATGTTGTTCCATCATTTCAAGCATCTTCGGAGGTACTTCGCCGTTTGGTCCCATAGCATCACGAAAAGCCTCCCATAGGTCATCAAGCCCACCGTTTTCACCCATTTGTTTTTCAAGCTCTGCAGAAATTTTTGATAAGTATTCACTCAAATTATTTTTCTCAACCTCACTGAGGCAATTAAAAATTTGATCTGAGTTCTGTTTGCTTTGTTCCGCTTGCTTTGCAGCGTCTTCACCCATCTTGGTAAGTTCTATGTTCATAACCCTCCTGTCTGTCTCTGATTGTGTCCGACTTATATACCCGGATTTTTCAAGCTTGGTAAGCAGCTGACTTAATGCCTGATTACTCATATCTAGATGATTCGAAATTTCTTTCTGGCTAATTTTTGGCTGTGCTTTAAGCAACGCTAAAATGCGTCCTTGCCCTCTGTTCGGGTCCGTAAATGCTTCATTTTCATTTCTAATGTGATGCGAAAATCTGTGAAAAAGCATCGTCACTCGGGAAAACTGTTCCATTAAATTAATTTTGCTATTCATTACCTTATCCTCCAATAACATTATATTTTGTTTTTTATCAACTGATTAATTATCAAGTACTTGTTTATATATTATCAAGTACTTAACTATCTGTCAATACTTTTAAAAAAATTGTGAT harbors:
- a CDS encoding sigma-70 family RNA polymerase sigma factor — its product is MDYDYIESLVYKCKNGDVIAKENLASEFRPLIINISKRTFIDGFDRNDIKNECYQSLFKCVSLYNLEKHKFVAYASNGIKNNINDLIKHIKTRSSTNGDDALSLHADVEKDLPSQGISLEDLFCDRCDSEDLKLAINNLTEEEKELIDFIFFKNNTIQDYAYYKNMCYSTACLKKKITLKKIYDYISLDY
- a CDS encoding nitroreductase family protein; the encoded protein is MNETLSVIKSRRSIKSFKPEQIKDTELEAILEAGTYAPSASNQQSWHFTVVQNERLIDQLSEAIKKVYAMMPVSFLEQMKNDKKAQFLQKIGNNEKVHLFHNSPTIVVISGDKTEMYTAENCSLAAGNMMNAAKSLDVGSCWVSGLPQLIDADPDNQFIKELNIPEGYKPVCVILLGYNAGADTKAPERRKNVVNYVK
- a CDS encoding MarR family transcriptional regulator gives rise to the protein MNSKINLMEQFSRVTMLFHRFSHHIRNENEAFTDPNRGQGRILALLKAQPKISQKEISNHLDMSNQALSQLLTKLEKSGYISRTQSETDRRVMNIELTKMGEDAAKQAEQSKQNSDQIFNCLSEVEKNNLSEYLSKISAELEKQMGENGGLDDLWEAFRDAMGPNGEVPPKMLEMMEQHFKKQHRK
- a CDS encoding cell wall-binding repeat-containing protein codes for the protein MNNTLENCPLTLNTTRICSADSIDTAVEVSKIGFSNMRPNAVILVNKNEIFDAIAATSLIHFPINASLLFTDSNSLNEETIKEIQRLSPKGYNGIHVILVGNISKNVFSELNHYGFKTHHIGGSNHYETACMIARARREFKNILIMSGEDYSEGIVSGYWAAHHGDPILFVQKNRIPECVLEVIKKVNDINIYIIGSTKTVSNNFEKYFSQFDNVKHVDRINGDNPYEIAVNFAKYKDSKTEFGWGRDYREGHAFTFGVLNKPMDIIAGVLFAHMGKHTPSLLVGKDRTPEVVERYVKSVKPMLPKDMPKPPFMHGFILGSTQNISYKEQIMIEEMLSIDHEMMDMDHHMMEMNHKMMNTKYEMYDGKMGMDCDMNKIMSMNHQMMNMEPGKHCSSCMHMDNMNQQGKMMKMEHGMTDMHDKMMGMEEEENMEYTHEMHIHEYDDKNYKKTTCNCKKKMNKGHRCEFGNTDYRVICIDELLG
- a CDS encoding GDSL-type esterase/lipase family protein, which gives rise to MSEQSTSLTNMNPDIEQYKSDLRARFAKENQTAQKGQIVFVGSSTMEMFPIEKMQQNLGLDKLIYNRGIRATTTAELLMTMDVCIFDLAPSKIFINIGSNDAGFGVPEDTFLSNYDEILRQIKEELPETQVFVMAYYPVNPVADFGESEAEHEAFFSKRNNEILELASSKVALLAQKYHYKFINVNDGLADADGNLRKELTFDGGHMYPAGYEIVLRNMKKYL